TCGCCAAGCTCCACGGAAGGTAATTGTTGTAGAGAAGGACATGCGATTTATTCCTTCATTGGAACTCCTAGCTGATGCCTGCAAAGATAGAGTTGAAATGGACATAATAACTggagatattttaaaaacggaCATAACTCCTTTTGTCCCAGCTGACACCAAAGCAGATTGGCTTGATTCTCCGCCACCTATCAACTTGATTGGCAATTTGCCTTTTAGTGTGTCAACAATACTGATAATCCGTTGGTTGGAAATGATTTCAAAACATGAAGGCCCTTGGTCATTTGGTCGCACTCGGATGACACTGACATTTCAGAAAGAAGTTGCTGAGAGAATGGCTGCCCGCATATTAGATAAACAGAGATGCCGTCTGTCTGTTATGTGCCAGAATTGGTGCACAGTTAAATACAAGTTTGACATTCCCGGATCTGCATTTCTACCGAAACCAGATGTTGATGTTGGTGTTGTAACACTTACACCTTTAAAATCTCCGTTAATAAAACTGCCTTTCAAGCTTGTGGAGAAAGTCATCCGTCAGATATTTTCCATGAGACAGAAATATTCCATCAGGGGTGCACAGACTTTGTTCCCTGAGGACGTTAGGGAGGAAATGGCTCTGAGAATGTATGAAATGGCGGATATTGATCCTGTAACTAGACCTTTTCAAATAGCCAACATGGAATTTGGGAGAATATGTGAAGCATACAGTgagatcataaaaaaatatcctgaGTTTGAAAATTATGATTACAGAGCGCCCAAAAATAAAGTTCTAGTGGATGAAGGGATAGAGGAAAAAGAAGTAATGTAGTTTTgtcttgtaaatataaaacttagtctattgttaaataaatgaaaacatttgaaacaatgttcttttattttccataTCAACATAAcaacacatttatttaataaattaaactaaatactgTAGATTTATTGAGTTTCTTGAGGTTTCTCTCTTtctaattttttctttaacttGATAACTTTCATATGCCTATTGGATTTCAAatgaattttatatgttttgtcTCCGATTATTAACCGATTACAAACTTCACAATAATTACGTGAGTTGCCGTCTATGTTCTTTTTCTCTTcatctaattttaaatttaatggttCGTATTCACAGGGCGATTCGTGTAGATAactttctataattttttcgGCTTTCCCTTTGACATTTTCTTCCCATAATGATATATCTGTGGTATCTAATTCGTAAACTGGAGGAACCTGAAACAAAGACCCTATTCTATATTGATGTTTTGGTTtgcttcaaaataaatacataaaatagatGGCAAAATTCAGTACCTAGTGACATCTTGTGCAaataaacatcaatgtaaAGTTGTATTATATAGTTTGGCTATTCAACACTAGATGgcgtgaaataaaaatgtttcgtTTTGTAATGTACGACTTAATGTGTTAATAGTTTTGCTATTAgtcactagatggcgttgaacaaagaaaaaaatatcctactactattataaaggcgaaagtttgtatggatgtatggatgtttgttactctttcacgcaaaaactactgaaccgattaccatgaaatttggtatgtaggtagctgaagacccagaataacacataggctactttttatccctgagttcccgcgggattgatagggtttccatgcggacgaagtcgcgggcggcctctagttttaaaataaaactaaaataaatacgtacgcatgtatgtaggtaccttttaatattttctttaatgtaAAGGATTCGCATAACTATAGCACAATGAATGCCGCATAACAGCTTAATGTtacaaatatcaatattttttttaaaatatttattacatacagagaagcaataaactaaataaaacagCATACACGGTCGAATCATATTGCATAGGACAAGTTTCGTTCTTCTGCACACGCGCtatggaagcggtagtaaatataattagatttaagagatgtCAATAACATACCatgtatacaattttaaaaataaatctattctaaacTTTAgctatttctttaaaaacagCAAGAGTTAC
The window above is part of the Amyelois transitella isolate CPQ chromosome 11, ilAmyTran1.1, whole genome shotgun sequence genome. Proteins encoded here:
- the LOC106136711 gene encoding dimethyladenosine transferase 1, mitochondrial; this encodes MAVARASFKQIRLPPLPSIKDVIRLYKLRALRELSQNFLMEPKLIDKIVRAAGHIENNVVCEVGPGPGGITRSIIRQAPRKVIVVEKDMRFIPSLELLADACKDRVEMDIITGDILKTDITPFVPADTKADWLDSPPPINLIGNLPFSVSTILIIRWLEMISKHEGPWSFGRTRMTLTFQKEVAERMAARILDKQRCRLSVMCQNWCTVKYKFDIPGSAFLPKPDVDVGVVTLTPLKSPLIKLPFKLVEKVIRQIFSMRQKYSIRGAQTLFPEDVREEMALRMYEMADIDPVTRPFQIANMEFGRICEAYSEIIKKYPEFENYDYRAPKNKVLVDEGIEEKEVM